The Octopus sinensis unplaced genomic scaffold, ASM634580v1 Contig01016, whole genome shotgun sequence region gccctgtccgtgtgagctaacagtcgtacttggctttcatgggaaacatgtattttcgtggttgaaaccttttggattaactggtgctagagtgatcaatatagtgaccactctcttatatttattttgtgaaaataattataatatgttatataatattatataatccaggtttctcatagcactaggccacttggtgtggaataaatatactattaaattagtatctaattctctcacccttattattaattataattaaatgctgcatttatttctaaatgctgtatttgttccgTGAGagttttggcgcgctgttggttggggcatttgaattataacgtcggttgtaatcaattgaaccacacgcgtatttatcgttatggtaaaatctggcgtgtgattgagtggatttcatccagatagtcttggctgacgagctacaaatggattattgtaagtatattacatttaattcattaatagcgaaacaattgtcccaaaataatctgtatttttgttattttttatttgccctgtccgtgtgagctaacagtcgtacttggctttcatgggaaacatgtattttcgtggttgaaaccttttgattaactggtgctagagtgatcaatatagtgaccactctcttatatttatattattatatgtatatatatatatatataaatatataatatatatatatatatataaaatacatacatatatgtatatatattatatatataatacatacatatatgtatatatatatatatatatatatatatatatatatatatatatatatatatctacctatatatatattttatatatatatttatacataaaatatatacctatttatattatataataaatatatcatatgtataatatataaatatatatatgtataacagatTAGTTAACGGTTGTTTACAATCGTAGAAGTGTTCAGTCCATGATTtagaatttgtttattttattgcaagGTAAAATCTCTTGAATCAAGTTTCACGCTGTCTTTTATTCAAAACGGTTGAAGAAAGGCTCTCTGTCACATTAATCTGCACTGACATATTCGTAAAcgtatcacattattattattactattactattattattattattattattattattattattatattattattattattaattattattatttgtttgttgttgttatattattattattattattattattattattattattattatttattattgttattattattcagttttattttttatagcgtgctttcacttcactactgagcgcagctctgtgtgccttggtatgtctgtgatttgttgtgatgctctgatggttattgtatggaaagtgttctgcgttggatgtgtgcagtgcctagtagtgcaattttctgtatgttatatgtgtttgtaagtcctggtgtttttgttatgtatttgtctgaatatttttttatcatgcctaatgcacctactatgataggtgcattattattattattattattattattattattattattattattattattattattattattattattattattattattcagtagtcttatttttatcacgtgttttcactgcactgccgagtgcagctctgtgtgccttgggtatgtgctgtggtttattgtggtgctcttattttcactgtagtgaaagtgttttacgtaggatgtacgaggtgcctagtagtgctattttctgtatgttatatatacttgtaagtcctggtgtttttgttatatatttgtctgaatgtttttttttatcatacctaatgcacctactataatagtaattgtttctgtttttaggccccatattcgagttacctctatttttaAGATCTATGTATTTTgaaagaaacattgtcatctgttagtATTAATGCATAGATTAGAAAGCatgtttttcttggtgatctctgacaacgaTATCTGGGCtattgaccttaatttctctgtgtattatgttattattattattatgtatgttgttgctgttattattattgaaacaaaGCTCAgatttggtcttattcctggtaggatatTTGTAGGTAGcgagttactacctgtaaccttaggtatcaaCACACTTtcggcagtctttcaagtgcttagaaccctcctggtAATCCTTGCTGCCtataagaggcaaactttctgtaggagctctaccgggcattctatttcaatcttcttcgaccatttgtctatatcttggcttactgttcccaaGGCACCAATTATTAAAGGAACGACCTTTACTGTTCGCATGCGCCAATGtcttcttatttcatatttttaggaattatattttctttgttttctttctctttctttacgatcctggaatcaaacgggcatgataggtcgataagcaagctactttgcttttcgttttctgtgactgtaatatctggtctattattttctaacttcttgtcccTTTGAGTAGGAaaatcccacaaaatcttacatttctccgactGTGAATTGACTGGTTGCGAAAATATGACAGAAAATGCTTTACACATTCACCTTTTTAATTCCAAGACGCTGAACATGTAGCATAATGTGGCATTTAACCTAATTGCATACGAATACACTTTTACCGTTAATATGTATGCAAATCGCGCTAAAGCAAAGAAGGTGAACATTGTTACAGAAGTCTTCACGACGATGATTCACTGAAACCTTTTCAGTATGTAATCATCTTTCACAACAGGGAAAATCCATTATTTGGGaaaaaaaactatcattttaACCAGTtggcacatatctatctatctatctatctatctatctatctatctatctatctatctatctatctatctatctatctatctatctatctatctatctatctatctatctgtctgtctgtctgtctgtctgtctgtctgtctgtctgtctgtctgtctttttgtctgtctgtctgtctgcctgcctgtctgtcgtctgtctgtctgtcgcttgTAAACATATTTAccaattcatatatattatatatatatttattatatatatatatatatatatatatattatatataatatattatattactataatagCTTTTATGAAAGCTGCAAATTATTACAAAACTGTTCTTATACTTTTactttccgttcgtcggacacttGCGATGAATACTTTAATAAAAGATATTACTCTAACTTTGGTATTCGATTACTATATTTTCCACCTTATTTTGCATCTTTGTgcttacttgtgtatatatatatgtatatatatatatatgcatagatatatacatttggacgtgtgtatgtgtgtgtatgtgtgtgtgtgtgtgtgtggtgtgtgtgtgtgtgtgagtgtggatatTTGCGGTGCGATGTTGGAAAGGTAGTTTTATAAGGAAACTGAAAACCAGAAAGAGTGTAACTAAAAAAAGACATGATTAGTTAAACGAAACGATATAGGATGTATAAGCGAAAGACGAAAGctaaacaaagataaaaaatacctggttggctggttgggtgGAAGGATGGCCGACAAACAGTGCGAATGAAATAGACAAACAAGGTAGATAGAAttgtatatttcttcattttgcattcattatacatccatatatgtatgcatgcctacttgcatatatatatatacatacatacacacacacatttataaatatatgtgtgtgcgtgattgtctgtgtatgtatatttgtatatatatgtatatacataattgtatatatatatatatatatatattggtgtatatatatatgtatatatgtatatatacacacacacatacacacaaacacactcacacatacatatatacatacatacagatatatgaatatatttttttgtcttcagTCTTCAAGAATTCTTTTGAATTGGAAGAAGGGGATTTCGTATTATATCATCCAGTCAAtacgaattttcttttgtttgtttgtttgtttgtttctttcttcttcttcgtcaatCTAAAATTAGTCAACATGTACAATGACACcggccttaacaacaacagcaacaacaacagcggctaGAACTACACTAACAACTAAAATGACACcaccgacaataacaacaacagcattaacagcgtcaacaacaacgacattaTTATCCTCCacttaaacaataacaaaagcaataacaaataatTCATCAAAATTGACCCCCCccactcacccccccccccaaaaaaaaacccccactcCGATAACAACAGCATCAGAGGCGTCAATAAGAATTACAAGGCTATGTACAAATCGAGCCCtgaagaacaaaaataacaacgatTTCTAACAATATTAGGCTGACTTATTTCCATCGTTGGTGTCATCGAATcgtccagtcatcatcatcatcatcatcatcatcatcatcatcatcatcatcatcattatcatcatcatcgtcatcgtcttcgtcgACGTCATCGTCTTCGTCGACGTCATCGTCTTCGTCGACGTCATCGTCTTCGTCGACGTCATCGTCTTCGTCGACGTCATCGTCTTCGTCGACGTCATCGTCTTCGTCGACGTCATCGTCTTCGTCGACGTCATCGTCTTCGTCGACGTCATCGTCTTCGTCGACGTCATCGTCTTCGTCGACGTTATCGTCTTCGTCGACGTCATCGTCTTCGTCGACGTCATCGTCTTCGTCGACGTCATCGTCTTCGTCGACGTCATCGTCTTCGTCGACGTCATCGTCTTCGTCTTCGTCGACGTCATCGTCTTCGTCGACGTCATCGTCTTCGTCGACGTCATCGTCTTCGTCGACGTCATCGTCTTCGTCGACGTCATCGTCTTCGTCGACGTCATCGTCTTCGTCGACGTCATCGTCTTCGTcgacgtcatcatcgtcatcatcatcatcattgtcatcatcatcgtcgtcatcatcgtcatcatcatcatcatcgtcatcatcatcgtcgtcatcgtcgtcgtcatgatcatcatcatcatcaccgctttCTTCGAACGTCATAACCATTCGGACGTGCTGCGTTCACAAAACAgcacacccctccacacacacacacacacaaacacactcgcacgcgcgcacacacacatccatccgtgaaggcgtgtatacatatgtatgtaaatatgtatgtttcatttttctctttttaatttcgaGTTGATCTTGACCAGTCACCTGCTTCGTAACAAAATCgtgaaggaaagtatcttgttttgttcatctcgtggagcttttaggtgttttcgctcaataaacacacaatgcccggtctgggaatcgaaaccgcgatcctccgaccgcgagtccgctgccctaaccactgggccattgcgcctccactcatcaTTCTATACACCCCACAAAACCGAAGATCAGTCATATTttgtttcaggtgggttggtagaTGTCCTGTTACTCCATTAATAGTAAGTATGGAATCAAAGGCGTATCTTGATTCTCAGATTCGCAAATTCCTTATGAATGGTCCATAGAGGTTTACTTTCTCCTGTATTCCTCTAACCTCATTGGTATCAAGATTACAGCTGATTTcttcaacagtgtatatatatctatgcatgtatatattcttttattcttttacttgtttcagtcatttgattgcggccatgctggggcatcgccttaaaggattttttagtcgaagaaatcgaccccaggacttcttcgttgtaagcccagtatttacacatacgtataaacacagatgtaaacacaccaacatcggttttcaagcgatggtgggggttgggggagacaaacaaagacacaaatacacacacatataagtatatatatattatatatatgtatatacgatgggcttctttcagtttccgcctaccaaatccactcacaaggtttttgtcggcccgaggctatagtagaagacacttgcccaaggtgccacgcggtgggactgaaccccaaatcatgttgttgggaagcaagcttcttaccacacagccacaatgctACGGTAAAAGACAATACCTAGTATGCCAGGCAGTAGAACCGAACCCTAAACAACGTGGCTGCAAAGCGACCTTCTGCACCACACGACCTTGCCTAGGCCTCATCATAATTGAGAGTTATTCTCTAATCACTCTTTTTCAAAACTTGAGACATCTGTCGTTCATCATTGTTTGACAAGTCCTTGCTAACGAGATTTGGTTCTAATCGATAAAGCATGCATACCACTGATTCTCATATCTGACAGGACATCAGTGGACTTCGAATGAGATGAAGCAGACGGCCAACTAACAGGCGGAATAAGTTCATTCAACGCTACGGAAACTAAGTTACCCAAATTCACTCAGATATGCAGTTTTGCTTAgctatgcatgcgtgtatgtatgtatgtatgtatgtatgtatgtatgtatgtatgtatgtatgtatgtatgtatgtttgtttgtatgtatgtatgtatgtttgtatgtatgtatgtatgtatgtatgtatgtatgtatgcatgcctgcctgcctgcgtgcatgcatgcatgcatatatgtatgtatgtatatatgcctgcctgcatgcatgcatgtatgtatgtatgtatgtatgtatgtatgtatgcctgcatgcatacatttatgtatgcatgtatgtgtgtatgtcatctatctatctactatctatctatctatctatctatctatctatctatctatctatctatctatctatctatctatctatctatctatttgctctTTCGTGGCTGCCTTGCTGTTCAAAAGTTGCCTCATACCATCTCTGTCGGCATGTACATCTACGTTCTGCAAACAAGGCCGAATGGTTTAAAAGTTCGTTTTGTGAACACAAGGCCCCTGGTTCGATCTCACTGTGTGATATTTTTCGGGCAAGTGTTTTGTCTTTAACCATATATTTAGGTCGGCCAAAATTTATGAGTGAAAttgggaagatggaaactgaaatttgGTCCCCAGTCACATGCTACCGGTTTCAGTTACACTGCTTAGCaacatgagcaagtgtcttctactattacatCGGTTccaccaaagccatgtgagtggatttggtagacagaaactgaaagaagcccgtcgtatatatatatatatatatatatatatatattataaaggtgaaattaattaattaattaataattaataattctaccaagtagtttcggcatgttaaaaggaccattatcggt contains the following coding sequences:
- the LOC115226988 gene encoding prostatic spermine-binding protein-like encodes the protein DDVDEDDDVDEDDDVDEDDDVDEDDDVDEDDDVDEDDDVDEDEDDDVDEDDDVDEDDDVDEDDDVDEDDDVDEDDNVDEDDDVDEDDDVDEDDDVDEDDDVDEDDDVDEDDDVDEDDDVDEDDDVDEDDDVDEDDDGSILEDNNVVVVDAVNAVVVIVGGVILVVSVVLAAVVVAVVVKAGVIVHVD